In Monodelphis domestica isolate mMonDom1 chromosome 3, mMonDom1.pri, whole genome shotgun sequence, the following proteins share a genomic window:
- the TRIB1 gene encoding tribbles homolog 1, with protein MCSLRPAMSRKVQPRSPGLLLPAARGSPSKRLLDGDEAAAVAAKCLRLSECPNPPDYLSPPSSPCTPPPAPSPSAPGGSAPGPSRIAGYLLLPLAERENVSRALSIHTGQELRCKVFPIKHYQDKIRPYIQLPSHRNITGIVEVILGDTKAYVFFEKDFGDMHSYVRNRKRLREEEAARLFKQIVSAVAHCHQSAIVLGDLKLRKFVFSTEERTQLRLESLEDTHIIKGEDDALSDKHGCPAYVSPEILNTTGTYSGKSADVWSLGVMLYTLLVGRYPFHDSDPSALFSKIRRGQFCIPDHISPKARCLIRSLLRREPSERLTAPEVLLHPWFESVLEPGYTDHETGTSDQIVPEHQEDSDISSFFC; from the exons ATGTGTTCCTTGCGCCCTGCCATGAGCCGCAAAGTCCAGCCCCGCAGCCCGGGCCTGCTGCTTCCTGCCGCCCGGGGCTCCCCATCCAAGCGCCTCCTGGACGGCGACGAGGCAGCCGCGGTAGCGGCCAAATGCCTACGACTGTCTGAATGCCCGAACCCTCCGGACTACCTCAGCCCTCCCAGCTCCCCCTGCACTCCCCCGCCGGCTCCTTCTCCTTCGGCGCCCGGCGGCAGCGCTCCAGGACCCAGCCGAATCGCCGGCTACCTTCTGTTGCCCCTGGCAGAACGGGAGAATGTGTCCCGGGCGCTGAGTATCCACACTGGGCAGGAGTTGCGCTGTAAG GTGTTCCCTATTAAGCACTACCAGGACAAAATACGGCCTTATATCCAGCTGCCATCTCACAGAAACATCACAGGGATTGTTGAAGTGATTCTTGGGGACACAAAGGCATATGTCTTTTTCGAAAAGGACTTTGGGGACATGCACTCCTATGTGAGAAATCGGAAAAGGCTTAGGGAAGAGGAGGCCGCCCGCCTCTTCAAGCAGATCGTCTCTGCAGTTGCGCACTGCCACCAGTCTGCCATTGTGTTGGGTGACTTGAAGCTCAGGAAATTTGTCTTCTCCACCGAGGAGAG GACTCAGCTCAGACTAGAAAGTCTTGAAGACACTCACATCATCAAGGGAGAAGACGATGCCCTGTCGGACAAGCACGGCTGTCCGGCCTACGTGAGCCCTGAGATCTTAAACACCACAGGGACCTACTCGGGCAAGTCAGCGGACGTTTGGAGTTTAGGGGTGATGCTCTACACGCTTTTAGTGGGACGATACCCCTTTCATGACTCAGACCCCAGCGCCCTCTTCTCCAAAATCCGCCGCGGACAATTCTGCATCCCTGACCATATATCCCCCAAAGCCAGATGCCTCATTCGCAGTCTATTGAGACGGGAGCCCTCCGAGAGACTCACGGCTCCAGAGGTCTTACTTCATCCCTGGTTTGAGTCGGTCTTGGAACCTGGATACACAGACCACGAAACAGGAACGTCGGACCAGATCGTTCCAGAACACCAGGAAGACAGTGACATTAGTTCCTTCTTTTGCTGA